From Paraflavitalea devenefica, the proteins below share one genomic window:
- a CDS encoding pectate lyase family protein, giving the protein MKRTLVKTISVLGLVVLCHQASAQYPTIPQDVQKASDSLLNAARVRSDEAWAKALPIIKEEATKGKPYIPWAGKADDLPQASIPAFPGAEGGGKYTFGGRGGKVLVVTNLDDDGPGSLRWACEQGGARTIVFNVAGIIRLKTPLIIRAPYITIAGQTAPGDGVCVAGETVWINTHDVIIRFMRFRRGETWVGRRDDAIGGNPIGNIMIDHVSASWGLDENMSMYRHMYNDSTGAIEQKLPTVNITIQNSIFAEALDTWNHSFGSTLGGENCTFMRNLWANNTGRNPSIGWYGTFNFVNNVVFNWVHRSMDGSDYRGLFNIINNYYQPGPATPKTSLVGHRILKPESGRSKLKYHVYGRAYVNGNIMEGYDAITKDNWDGGVQVEDEPNTGEHKAYMKWDKPLPMPAITIVETKQAREYVLANAGAILPKRDPVDSRVTEQVRTGKIAYKEDVKLPETQFKHRRLPLDSYKQGIITDVSQVGGYPEYKGTPYKDSDNDGIPDAYEKQHGLNANNAADAAQYAKSKSGYTNIEEYLNSVVPAKNVQPVVTAKRAF; this is encoded by the coding sequence ATGAAGCGAACACTTGTGAAAACTATTTCCGTTTTAGGTCTTGTAGTCCTATGTCATCAGGCAAGTGCCCAATATCCTACCATACCTCAAGATGTACAAAAAGCTTCTGACTCCCTGCTGAATGCCGCACGTGTACGTTCGGATGAAGCATGGGCAAAAGCATTACCCATTATCAAAGAAGAAGCGACAAAGGGAAAGCCTTATATACCCTGGGCGGGCAAAGCTGATGACCTGCCCCAGGCATCCATACCTGCTTTTCCCGGTGCGGAAGGTGGTGGTAAATATACTTTCGGAGGACGTGGCGGTAAGGTGCTGGTGGTGACCAACCTGGATGATGATGGCCCCGGTAGTTTACGCTGGGCCTGTGAACAGGGTGGTGCGCGTACCATCGTATTTAATGTAGCGGGTATCATCCGGTTAAAAACACCATTGATCATCCGTGCACCGTATATTACTATTGCCGGGCAAACAGCGCCGGGCGATGGGGTTTGTGTGGCTGGTGAAACAGTATGGATCAACACCCATGATGTGATCATCCGCTTTATGCGTTTCCGCCGTGGTGAAACATGGGTGGGCAGAAGGGATGATGCTATTGGTGGTAATCCCATTGGTAATATTATGATTGACCACGTATCGGCCAGTTGGGGATTGGATGAGAACATGAGTATGTACCGCCATATGTACAATGACAGTACCGGCGCTATTGAACAAAAGCTGCCTACCGTGAATATTACCATTCAGAATTCCATCTTTGCAGAAGCGCTGGATACCTGGAACCACTCATTCGGCAGTACGCTGGGCGGGGAGAACTGTACGTTCATGCGCAACCTGTGGGCCAACAATACAGGCCGTAATCCTTCCATCGGCTGGTATGGTACGTTCAATTTTGTGAACAATGTGGTGTTCAACTGGGTGCACCGTTCTATGGATGGCAGTGATTACCGCGGGCTGTTCAATATTATCAATAACTATTACCAGCCAGGCCCTGCTACGCCAAAGACCTCACTGGTAGGTCATCGTATTCTCAAGCCAGAGAGCGGTCGCAGCAAGCTCAAATACCATGTATATGGCCGTGCCTATGTAAATGGCAATATCATGGAAGGCTATGATGCTATTACCAAAGACAATTGGGATGGTGGCGTGCAGGTAGAAGATGAGCCCAACACAGGTGAGCATAAAGCCTATATGAAATGGGACAAGCCATTGCCCATGCCCGCTATTACAATTGTAGAAACCAAACAGGCGCGGGAATATGTACTGGCCAATGCAGGCGCTATATTGCCTAAAAGGGACCCTGTGGATAGCAGGGTTACAGAACAGGTAAGAACGGGTAAGATCGCGTATAAAGAAGATGTTAAGCTGCCGGAAACACAATTCAAGCACCGCCGGTTGCCGCTGGATTCCTATAAGCAGGGTATCATTACCGATGTGAGCCAGGTAGGCGGTTATCCCGAATACAAAGGCACGCCTTACAAAGACAGCGATAATGATGGCATTCCTGATGCTTATGAAAAGCAACATGGATTAAATGCCAATAATGCGGCGGATGCTGCCCAGTATGCTAAGAGCAAAAGCGGTTATACCAATATTGAAGAATACCTGAATAGTGTGGTGCCGGCCAAAAATGTACAGCCGGTAGTAACAGCGAAAAGAGCTTTTTAA
- a CDS encoding DUF6298 domain-containing protein has protein sequence MSGKRHNILVISSFFLLHQAALAQKGVKPPPAPVFTDANRQLQYTPDSLGNRVLDFSYCGYASGEKAIPEAPVKIVVPPVNGDATAAIQSALDHVSGLPVDKAGIRGAVLLQQGVYHVNGSLLLRASGVVLRGSGYGEKGSIIAGDGKDRETLIKIGGKKDIVLQTPVAITDEYVPVNATAIRVATPHTFKAGDQVMVTRPCTAAWIAALGTGHFGGGITALGWKSGQRELQWYRNIVSVNGNTIVLDVPLTTALDRQYGGATIAAYTWPGKITHTGIENVQLVSAYDTNNPKDEDHRWMAITINNTQDAWVRQVSFRHFAGSAVAIYEKATRITVEDCQSLQPVSEIGGERRNTFFTAGQQTLFQRCYAEYGMHDFATGFCAAGPNAFVQCESHLPYRFSGGIDSWSAGVLFDVVQVDGQAISFMNRGQDGQGAGWNIANSVLWNCSASRIDCYKPPTANNWAFGSWSQFAGDGYWGESNNSIEPRSLYYRQLQQRIGDAARERVQVMPIETEASSSPSVEVALQLTKQSVSPAKTLLSFIDEAAQRQPVNTDPKGVKTIQEIVHKQPSAAAFAGALHVQNGWLLRGAQLITGGKTEVPWWTGSARPYGVDKAKPAITRFVPGRTGEGLTDDLDALTDSMKEANILSLEHNYGLWYERRRDDHERIRRMDGDVWAPFYELPFARSGEETAWDGLSKYDLTKYNYWYWNRLQQFATLADQKGLVLVNQHYFQHNIIEAGAHYADFPWRPANNINNTGFPEPPPYAGDKRIFMAEQFYDTSHPVRRALHKTYIRQCLNNFVNNNGVIHLIGAEFTGPLHFVQFWLDEIAAWEKETGKQAIIGLSTTKDVQDAILADPVRAAVVDVIDIRYWYYQQDGKAYAPLGGQNLAPRQHARLLKPESGSPATVYRAVAEYKQRYPDKAVIYNGDGYNLSGWAVLMAGGSMPDLTIGDTNFLRAVATMQPLVSKEALVRAWVLHNAQTGYVVYDLAKDKGTVEASVDAGSYTVAWINGHNGTVRTTKETVKGGKGVKVAKPDRGNWILWLKKR, from the coding sequence TTGAGCGGCAAACGTCATAATATCCTTGTTATAAGCAGTTTTTTCCTGCTTCACCAGGCAGCCCTGGCCCAGAAAGGCGTCAAGCCTCCACCGGCGCCGGTATTTACAGATGCCAACAGGCAATTGCAGTATACGCCAGACTCCCTGGGTAACCGGGTGCTTGATTTTTCTTACTGCGGTTATGCTTCCGGGGAAAAAGCCATTCCGGAGGCGCCTGTTAAGATAGTAGTACCACCTGTCAATGGCGATGCCACGGCAGCCATACAATCTGCCCTTGATCATGTAAGTGGTTTGCCGGTGGATAAAGCCGGTATCCGGGGCGCTGTATTGTTACAGCAGGGCGTATATCATGTAAATGGAAGCTTGCTCCTGCGTGCTTCGGGCGTAGTATTGCGGGGAAGCGGTTATGGTGAGAAGGGATCCATTATTGCCGGCGATGGTAAAGACCGGGAAACACTGATTAAGATAGGGGGGAAGAAAGACATTGTATTACAAACGCCGGTAGCTATAACGGATGAATATGTACCTGTGAATGCCACTGCTATTCGTGTAGCTACTCCCCATACTTTTAAAGCAGGCGACCAGGTAATGGTCACCCGACCTTGTACCGCCGCATGGATTGCGGCCTTAGGTACTGGTCATTTTGGCGGCGGTATCACCGCCCTTGGATGGAAGTCCGGGCAGCGGGAATTGCAATGGTACCGGAACATTGTATCGGTGAATGGGAATACCATCGTGCTGGATGTGCCACTTACTACGGCATTGGATCGGCAATATGGTGGCGCTACCATTGCCGCTTATACCTGGCCGGGAAAGATCACGCATACCGGCATTGAAAATGTGCAACTGGTATCTGCTTATGATACCAATAATCCAAAAGATGAAGACCATCGCTGGATGGCCATCACTATCAACAATACACAGGATGCCTGGGTGCGGCAGGTAAGCTTCCGGCATTTTGCCGGATCGGCGGTAGCGATCTATGAAAAGGCGACCCGCATTACGGTGGAAGATTGCCAATCACTGCAGCCTGTTTCAGAGATTGGCGGCGAAAGACGCAATACCTTTTTTACAGCAGGGCAGCAAACCCTGTTTCAGCGTTGCTATGCGGAATATGGTATGCATGATTTTGCTACGGGGTTTTGTGCGGCTGGTCCCAATGCTTTTGTACAGTGTGAATCACACCTGCCCTACAGATTCAGCGGTGGTATTGACAGTTGGAGCGCCGGCGTGCTGTTTGATGTGGTACAGGTAGACGGACAAGCCATCAGTTTTATGAACCGTGGACAGGACGGGCAGGGCGCCGGATGGAATATTGCCAACAGTGTGTTGTGGAATTGCAGTGCCTCGCGTATTGATTGCTATAAACCTCCTACGGCCAATAACTGGGCCTTTGGTTCCTGGAGCCAGTTTGCCGGTGATGGTTACTGGGGCGAATCTAACAACAGCATAGAACCACGCAGTTTATATTACAGGCAGTTACAGCAACGTATAGGAGACGCAGCCAGGGAGCGTGTACAGGTAATGCCCATAGAAACAGAAGCTTCCAGCAGTCCCTCCGTGGAAGTAGCTTTACAACTCACCAAACAATCAGTGTCGCCTGCCAAAACCTTATTATCATTTATCGATGAAGCGGCGCAGCGGCAACCGGTCAATACCGATCCCAAAGGAGTGAAGACCATTCAGGAGATTGTTCATAAGCAACCCTCCGCAGCAGCTTTTGCCGGCGCCCTGCATGTGCAGAATGGCTGGCTGTTGCGTGGCGCACAACTCATAACCGGTGGTAAAACTGAAGTGCCCTGGTGGACAGGCAGCGCCCGGCCCTATGGTGTAGACAAAGCCAAGCCTGCGATTACCCGTTTTGTGCCCGGCAGAACAGGAGAGGGCTTAACAGATGACCTGGATGCCCTGACCGATTCCATGAAGGAGGCTAATATTCTTTCGCTGGAACACAATTATGGGTTGTGGTATGAGCGCAGGCGGGATGACCATGAACGCATCCGCCGTATGGACGGAGATGTATGGGCGCCTTTCTACGAGCTGCCCTTTGCCCGCAGTGGTGAGGAAACCGCCTGGGATGGATTGAGCAAATACGATCTTACTAAATACAATTACTGGTACTGGAACCGCCTGCAACAATTTGCCACACTGGCCGACCAAAAAGGGCTGGTGCTGGTGAACCAGCATTATTTCCAGCACAATATCATTGAAGCAGGCGCGCATTATGCCGACTTCCCCTGGCGGCCTGCCAATAACATCAACAATACCGGTTTCCCCGAGCCGCCGCCATATGCGGGTGATAAGCGTATTTTCATGGCCGAACAGTTCTATGATACCAGTCACCCCGTGCGCCGTGCTTTACACAAAACCTATATCCGCCAATGCCTGAACAACTTTGTCAATAACAACGGCGTCATTCATCTCATAGGCGCAGAGTTTACCGGCCCTTTACACTTCGTGCAGTTCTGGCTGGATGAAATTGCGGCCTGGGAAAAAGAGACCGGTAAGCAAGCGATCATTGGCTTAAGCACTACCAAAGATGTGCAGGATGCCATCCTGGCCGATCCTGTGCGTGCGGCCGTAGTGGATGTCATTGATATCCGTTACTGGTATTACCAGCAGGATGGAAAAGCGTATGCACCACTGGGTGGGCAAAACCTGGCGCCGCGGCAGCATGCCCGGCTGCTGAAACCCGAATCCGGTTCACCTGCTACGGTATACAGGGCAGTAGCTGAATACAAACAACGCTACCCGGATAAAGCAGTCATTTATAATGGCGATGGGTATAACCTCAGCGGATGGGCGGTACTAATGGCCGGTGGTTCCATGCCTGACCTTACTATTGGTGATACCAATTTCCTGCGCGCGGTGGCTACCATGCAGCCATTGGTATCAAAAGAGGCGCTGGTAAGAGCATGGGTATTACACAATGCACAAACCGGTTATGTTGTATATGACCTGGCAAAAGATAAGGGAACGGTGGAAGCATCCGTTGATGCAGGTAGTTATACAGTAGCATGGATCAATGGACATAATGGTACTGTACGTACTACAAAAGAAACGGTGAAAGGAGGGAAGGGGGTCAAGGTTGCAAAACCTGATCGCGGTAACTGGATATTATGGTTGAAGAAAAGATAA